The genomic DNA AGGATATCTTGATAATTATCATGTAGAGGATTTTGGATAAAAGCTTCTTTTGTCTTTTGTTTATTTGCAAAGTATCCTAGGCTAAGACTTGTCCCCCTAACATAGAGTTCGCCCTTAATAAACGGCTCTTTTATCAAATTCAGTTCATCATCAAAAACCAAAAGCTCGGTATTTTGACAAGCTTTTCCTATAGGAAGCGGTTCATCGTCGCCAAAACTTCTATCGCAAACATAAAAAGCACAAACATCTGTTATCTCAGTCGGTCCGTAAAGATTTGCAAAAAGAGTGTGAGGAAGAGCTTTGCGCCAGATATTTAACTGTTTATTTGGCATTATCTCTCCGCAAAACAGTACTTTTTTAAGATGCTCAAGTTTGAAATTTTGGAGCGCATTCACGTTTGCAAAATACGTAAGCACCGAAGGCACCCAAAAAATCATACTAACACTATGCTCTTCTAAATAGCTTAATACTTTATTTGGAAAAGCAAAAATAGAAGTCGGCAAAATGTGCAAAGTAGCACCGCTTTTAACGCAAGAAAAAATATCCAAAATAGAGTTATCAAAGTAAAACGGTGCTTGATTTGCTATGGTTTCTCTTGAGTTCAGCTCAAAAGTCTCGCAAACCCAAAAAGTATAATCAATCACACTTTTATGGCTTATACTTACTCCTTTTGGCACTCCAGTGCTTCCACTAGTGAAAAATACATAGAGTAAATTTGTATCTATATGGGCGTTTCTAGACTCTTTTAGCGCACTTTTATTCACGCTAAACTTACTAAAATCCTCGCAAAATATCTTTACCGTATTCACAAAATCGAATTTAAAATCCTTTTGCGTGATAATAACTTTTGGCTTTAGGATTTTTATAACTTGATCTATGCGCTCAAGCGGCGTTGAGATATCTAGTAAAGTATAGAAATTCCCGCTTTTTGCCACTGCAAAAAACGAAACCAAAGTCCAAATACACTTTGGCAAAATTATTAAAACCGCTTCATTTTTTAAATTTAACTTTAAAATTTCACTGGCTAATCTATCCGCGATCTCATCAAATTTAGCGTAAGTTATACTCTCATCTCCAAACACAAATGCTTTTTTGAAAGGATTTTTTGCTACTGAAATATCTAAAAAATCACAAACATTTCTTATCATCTTACTTCCTTTATAAGCTCAAATTTAAGCAAATTTTCTACCGAATCTTTTAAGCTTTTAGCTTCTACGCCGAGTTTATCAGCTATGTCTATAACGCTTCTTTTACCGTTACAATACGCTAAAAAATCACGTATTAACGTCATATCGCTTGGATACGCACCTTTATTTATAGTAGATATCAGTCCGCGCGAACCTAAATTTGGTTCACAAGTCGTATTTAGTCGGTAGGTTTTGTTTATTTCTAAATTTAAAATCATATTTTTAGCATAAAGAAGGCCTTCCTCAAGCCCTTTTTTAGTTATAAGACTAAGATCATCTAAGCTCGTATGATACTCTTTGTATTCACCGAATTTACTCCTACAAAGTGTTACGATACCTAAATTTAAATCAGGAGTATTAAACTGTCTCTCATCACTTCCACGATATAAAAATGAGTAAATTTGTGGATTTTTACTAAGAAATTTAACCGTATGAAGTGCGGCTTTATCGCTTAAACTATCCTCATCAGGACTTAAAACCACGCTGTAAGCTCTCTCGTCTCCTATGCAACTAAGCACAAATCCGGCTTTTACATTTTGTTTTAAAGCTTCATAATGTTTACTGATATAACAAATCGATCCGATAGTCTCAGGAACTATGATAAAACGGTAATTAAACTCTCTATTTTTTAGAGTTTTTACCCATTTTATCAGCTCAGTTAAAACTACGGGTCCGCTTAGCTCGTTGTTTGCCATTTGCGGATGACAAAGATAAGTAGAGATTAGAATTTCATCTTTTGAGCAAGATGAGGCTGGCACTAAAATTTCACCGTAATTTAGTTCTCCCTTTGAATTAAACTCGGTATCTATAAAAACTTCATAAATCCCGTCTTTTAGGGATGTCCTTTGATTATGACCGATACAAAATCCCCATCTTTTTTCATAATAACTAGTAACATAAGGGATGGCATCTGGCAAATGCGGGAGCGAATACAAGTGAGACTGGAGCTCCTCTAGACTCAGTGTTTTATGCACCGGCGCGCTGTAGTTTAGTAAATGAAGATTATGTTTTTTAAATTCGCAGATCTTTTCGCCGCTAGGAGCGACGATATAGGCGTCCCTTACTATCCATTCAGCAGGAACTATCCAATCAAAACATTTAGTACCACTTGGGATACTAAATTTCGTTATACCCCCCCCCAGCAGCTAAATTTAAGATATCCAAACTACGCCTAAAACCGTCTCCGGTTATACTTCTTGGGATATTAAATAGCTTTTTTGCAAGTTCGTACATTTTTATCCTTTATTCTCTAGCGTCAGCCAAAACTAATCCGAAAAGCGGCAATTTACCACAACTAAGAAGTAAATTTTTAGCTTCTTTCATACTAGATCCGGTCGTTATGATGTCGTCTACTAAAATTACTGGATTGTTAACTTCTTTTAAAAGTTTGAAATTTCGCGGATTGTTTTTTCTAAACTCAAGAGTTTTTCCCGAATATTTTACTTTGTTTGTAGCTCTTAATGCACCATATATCGGCTTTAAAAATTCCCTTTTCATAGCGTGAGCAAGAACTGCGGTGTGAGAGTATCCGCTACTGATTTGATCATCTATTGAAACGACATTTACATTACTATCAAATTTAAAAGTATCTGCGAATTTAGAAAAACTAAGCTTTGCTAACTCGCGAAATACAAAATGCCCGTGCATGCGGTGTTTAGAGTGGATAAGAGACTTTATATCGTCATATTTGTAAAAACTATACACTTTAAATCCGTCAATATCTCTACATCCACTCTCAAATTCACTTAAAACTCTCTTGCAGTTTTTACATATAAATTTAAACGTAAATGAGCCGCATTTAAGACATCGCATTAATTTGCCAAGATAGCTTTAGCCGTTCTAGCTATCATATCGTCTAAAAGAGTTTTAATAAACGGTTCAAAAGCACCGCCAGTTGCTATAGGAACAAATTCGGTCTGAGGTTGAGCTATGCGCTTTGTCGTCGTAACGCCGTCTTTATAAATTTTAATGTAAATTTCACTTGTACCTTGCATATTGTCTTTTGAATATCCGCTTAAATTTGCTTTAAGTTCAGTAATAGTGATATCTACGACTTTTGCATCATCACCGCCAAATACGGCTCCGTTTTTCTTAAGCTCTTTTATCAAAGCATCGCTAAACCAATTAGTTAGATTATTTCCTAGTGTGATATACTCGCTTACCGTGCCTTTTTTATCGGTAATAGTAGCCACTACACTCTGATTTTTCCTTTTATCAAGGATACTATTTATAATAATATTTGAATTTGAACGGACATTTACTCCTTTTGCTTCATAAGGAGATAGTGTTAAAACCGAAGTTGTGTTGGAACAACCGACAAATAAAATCAAACAACTAAAAATAAAAGCCCATTTTATCATATTATATCCTTAAAATTTACTAATCTGCTCAGCTGCTTTATTTACGGCTTGTTTTACAAGCAAATCCATATATAAACCAAAATCACTCACATCATTTGCATTTAAGCCGCTTACGCTCTGCCTTGTATTTATCTGTATGCGTTTGTCGTAATTTATATTTTTGATGCGCAAAATACCTTGAAGTCTTGAGTTTAGCTGACTAGCGCCTGGACTATAAACACCTTTAAAATCGGTAAAACCAAAATCCACCCTAAGAGTATATGGCGAAGTTTCCGTATCTACTACTAAAATTCCTCTATTTGTAAGCTCCTCTTTCATAGCTAGATAAAACAACGTATCGAGTCTTTTATTTAAACTATACGCTTTTCCGTTTGCTTTAATGACCTTACTATTTTCTCTTAAATCTGAAATATTATGCAAGTACACTTTTTTAAGGCCGGCTCCGGCATCGATCTTACGCAAATTTGTGCAGCAATTTATCGCTACGTCGCTTCTATAAGTATATCCGTTGATTGTTGTTTCATAGTTTGTATCTGCGCACGGCTCACAATTAAGAGTTATCTTCATAATAGTCTCATACGACTTCGCCGCACTCGTATCTGTATACGGATCCAAAACGGCTTTGTTAGAACAACCTATAAAAAATAGCGCGGCAAATAGCGCAAACAAAAATCCTTTCATCTCTTTTCCTCTCTCTTTCTTTTTATTTTTATACTTTCACCGCCAAGACCGTAATTTTCAGTTTCTATCTCATCGATTATCACGACCGTACTTGCTCTATTTCTACCTAAAACAGTGTGCAATAGCTCGGTCACGCCTTTTATGAGCTCCTCTTTTTGAGCTACTGTCGGCTCACCGTTTTCTTTTGTCACTTTTATATTTACGTATGGCATATTTTTCCTTAAAGCAAATTTCGTTCTATTTTAATCTATTTTTAAAACACTTAAAAACGCCTCTTGCGGAAGCGTTACCTTACCTATGGCTTTCATACGTTTTTTACCCTCTTTTTGTTTTTCAAGCAGTTTTCTTTTACGGGTTATATCGCCGCCGTAACACTTTGCCGTTACGTTCTTACCCATAGATTTTACCGTTTCTCTAGCTATAACCTTATTTCCGATGCTTGCTTGTATAGCAACTTCAAAAAGCTGTCTTGGAACCAACTCTTTCATGGTTTTTACAAAATCCCTGCCCTTGCTCATTGCTTTTTCTTCAGGCACGATGATAGAAAGAGCATCGACTGCTTCACCTGCTACTTTTATATCGAGTTTAACCAAATCTCCAACCCTATAATCACTTGGTTCATAATCAAAACTAGCGTAACCTTTTGTCGCGCTTTTTAATTTATCGTAAAAATCCATAACTATCTCGTTCATCGGTATATCATACTCAAGCAAAACTCTTGTAGTAGTGATATAATCCATCTTAGTTTGAACGGCTCGGCGGTTATTAAGCAGTGTGATAATGTTTCCTAAAAACTCGCTCGGCGTGATGATAGTAGCCTTTACGTAAGGCTCTTTTATGAACTCTATTTTATTTACCGGAGGTAGTTCGCTAGGATTTTGAATTTCTACGCTCACGCCATCAGTCTGCACGACTTCGTAAGTCACGGTCGGAGCAGTAGCTATCAGATCTAATCCAAACTCACGCTCAAGTCTCTCTTTTACGACTTCCATATGGAGCAAACCTAAAAATCCCACGCGAAAACCAAAGCCCAAAGCCGCCGAAGTCTCAGGCTCATAGCTTATAGAACTATCGTTTAACTTAAGCTTGTCTAAAGCGTCTCTTAGATCTTCAAATTTATCCGTATCTATAGGATAAAGTCCGGCAAATACAAACGGTTTTGCTTTCTCAAATCCTCCGATCGCTTCCAAAGCTCTATTTTTAGCTAAGGTTATCGTATCGCCGACGCTTACGTCGCTTACGTTTTTAAGACCTAAAACTATGATACCGACTTCACCGGTTTTTAGTTCGTTTGTTTTTATCGGAGCTATCGGATTTGGATACATCAGATCAAGAACAGTATGTTTTTTATCCGTTCCCATAACATAAACTTCATCGCCTTTTTTTACGGCACCATCGTAAACTCTCACAAGAGCCAAAGCTCCTAAATAATTATCAAACCAGCTATCGTAAATGAGAGATTTAAACGGATTGTTTTCACCCGGTTTTGGCGGTGGGATTTTACGAATTATAGTTTCTATCAGCTCTTTTATGCCGACTCCTGTTTTTGCGCTCACTTCTATAGCTTCACTGCAATCAAGCCCGATGATATGCTCTATCTCGTTTTTAACTCTCTGCGGTTCAGCTGCTGGGAGATCGATTTTATTTATAACCGGAATTATCTCAAGGTTGTTTTCAAGCGCGATATAAACGTTTGCTATAGTCTGAGCTTCGACGCCCTGGCTTGCATCTACAACCAACAAAGCTCCCTCGCAGCTTGCTAAAGAGCGTGAAACTTCATAGCTGAAATCGACGTGTCCTGGAGTATCTATCAAATTTAATATATAAATTTGCCCCTCAAGCTTATAAGTTAGCCTTACGCTTTGAGCTTTTATAGTGATACCGCGCTCTTTTTCTATATCCATAGTATCCATAACTTGAGCGCTCATCACGCGACTATCTACCGCTCCGCATTCACTGATAATGCGATCTGCTAATGTGCTTTTACCGTGGTCGATATGCGCTATAATGCTAAAATTTCGTATGTTATTCATAAAATTCCTGAGTAAATTTTGTAGAGAGATATTATCAAATTTTAGCTGGATTTTTGATTAAATTTAAAAACGCCCTATATAAATAAGCGATATAAAAAACTAAAATATTTTTGATGAAAAATCGATGTTATTGTAGATTTTAGAGCAAAGGCTAGACAAAAAGTCCGCCAAGCGATAAATCAAAACTCATCGATTTATCGCAAAAATTATACTAAGAAAATAAGCTATTGACGCTCTCATCATGATAAACACGCCTTATCACTTCTCCAAAAAGCGGTGCTACGCTGAGCACTTTTATACAGCTTGGATGCTCTTTTAAAGGTATCGTATCGGTTACTACAAGCTCATCTAAAGATCCGTTTACTAATCTCTCATATGCAGGACCAGATAAAACCGGATGAGTGCAAAAAGCCATAACGCTAGTAGCGCCTTTTTTCTTAAATATCTCTGCGGCTTTTACGATAGTTCCTGCGGTATCTATCATATCATCTATCAAAATGACATCTTTACCGCTCACATCGCCGATAACGTTCATAACTTCGCTTTCATTTGCTTTTTCACGACGTTTATCCACTATAACCATATCCAAATTCATAGTTTTTGCTAAAGCTCTAGCACGCGCTACACCGCCGACATCCGGACTTGCGACTATAGGATTTTTTAAATTTTTACTCTTAACATAGTCCATAAACACTATCGTGCCATATAAATTATCAACCGGAATATCAAAAAATCCTTGAATTTGTCCTGCATGAAGATCCATAGTTACGACTCTGTCGATTCCTGCGGTTTGCATCATATTTGCCACAAGTTTTGCCGTTATCGGAACTCTCGGAGCTGCTTTTCTATCTTGCCTTGCATATCCAAAATACGGCACAACGGCAGTTATCGAACTTGCACTACTTCTTTTTAAAGCATCAGTTAATATAAGAAGCTCCATCAAATTTATATTTGCCGGAGCACAAGTCGGCTGGATAACAAATACGTCTTTACCGCGCACGCTTTCGCCGATTTGTACGCTTATTTCACCGTCGCTAAAACGCTTTATACTAGCTTCGCTTAGAGGAATTCCTAAGTATTTAGCCACCATTTTGGAAAACTCGACATTTGCCGTACCAGAAAAAATTTTATAACCTCGCATCACATACCTTCGCAAAAAATTTAGCTACAATTTTAACTTATTGTTGCTTAAATTTAGAAATTAAGCTACTTTTTTGTAAAATTGCAAATTTAAAGCCTCAAGGAGTCTCTAATGTCCTACGTAAAAAAAGATCTGATCTCCACAAAAGACCTATCCAAAGATGATATTTTTTCCATTTTAAGTTTAGCCAAAGATTACAAAGCTCTAAATTTAGAACCTGTAAAAAAAGACCCTATTTTAAAAGGCGTCACGGTCGTAAATGCGTTTTTTGAAAACTCGACTCGCACAAGAACTAGTTTTGAAATAGCGGCAAAAAGATTAGGAGCCGACGCGATAAACTTTAGTTCAAGCACTTCTAGCACGAACAAAGGTGAAACTCTCATCGACACAATACACAACATAGAAGCTATGAAAACAGATATTTTCATAGTTCGCCACTATAGTTCAGGAGCGGCTAAATTTGTAACAAAAAATACTCCATCGTGCGTGGTAAATGCGGGGGATGGCTGCAATGAACATCCGACTCAAGCACTTCTTGATCTTCTTACGATATACGAGGCAAAAGGTAGTTTTTCAGGTCTTAGCGTCACTATAATAGGCGATATATTTCACTCAAGAGTTGCTAGATCAAACATATACGCTATGCAAACCTTAGGTATAAAAGTAAAACTTTTTGGACCTCCTATGTTTATGCAAAACGCTGAAGTTTTCGGCTGTCATATATGCAAAGATATGGACGAAGCGGTTATGGGAAGCGACGCTATCATCATGCTTAGAATTCAGCTCGAAAGGAGTGATGGCGAAGTAGCGTTTCCAAGCATTAGAGAGTACAGTAAGTATTTCGGACTTACTAAAACTCGTATGCAAAAAGCTAAAGACGATGTCATAATTTTACACCCGGGACCTATAAACAGAGGCGTTGAGATAAACTCGGACGTGGCTGACGACGCTAGATTTTCAAGCATACTTGACCAAGTAGAAAACGGCGTAGCTATAAGAATGGCGGTTTTAAAAACCATTTATCAAAATAAATTTAAGGCTTAAACTATGACAACACTTATAAAAAACGGAATTATCATAAATCAAAACGGCACACTAAAAGCAAACGTTTTGATAGACGGCGAGATGATCAAATCCATAACCGCAGAAGAGCCAAAAGCCGATCTTGTCATAGACGCCACAAATAAACTAGTAATGCCAGGACTCATCGATATGCACGTACATTTTAGAGATCCGGGACTTGAGTACAAAGACGATATCATAACAGGAAGTATGAGCGCAGTCGCCGGGGGCGTAACCACAGCTTGTCCTATGGCAAATACAAATCCGGTAAATGACAACGCCGTCGTAACCCGCGATATGATAGCAAAAGCTAAAAAACGAGGGCTTATAGACCTACTTCCTATCGGAGCCATCACAAAAGGCATGGAAGGTAAAGGTATAACCGAGATGGGAGATATGAGCGAAGCTGGTTGCGTCGCATTTAGCGATGACGGACTTCCTGTTAGCTCAAGCGATGTTATGAGAGCCGCTCTTCTTTACTCTGCATTTCACAAAAGTTTCATCATAAATCACTCTCAAGACTGCTCGCTTTGTCGCGGCGGTCATATGAATGAAGGAAAAATGTCTATGCTTTTAGGTATAAAAGGTATGCCAAGAGAGCAAGAAGAGATAATGATCTCACGAGATATGCTTTTAGCAAAACTCACAGGCGGTCATATACACGTCGCACACGTAAGTAGCGCATACTCCCTAAAGCTCATAGAACAAGCCAAAAATGAAGGGGTAAATATCACTTGCGAAGTCACACCGCACCATTTTACCTTTAGCGAAGATGAGCTTATAAATTACGATACGAATTTCAAAATGTCTCCGCCGCTTCGTACGAATAACGACGTAGAAGCCATGAGAAACGGGCTTAAAAACGGGCTTATAGACGTTATCTGCACAGACCACGCCCCGCATCACACCGATGAGAAATTTTTGGAATTCGACAAAGCTCCATTTGGAATTTTAGGACTTCAAACGCTTGTTCCGCTTACTTTAAATTTAGTTCGTGAGGGCGTCATAGATTACGAACAAATGGTAAAACTCACGAGCTTCAACCCTGCAAAAATACTAAATTTAAAAAACAAAGGCGAGGTTAAAGAGGGATTTTTAGCTGATATCGCTATCATAGATCCTGATTTAGAGTATATTTATGACGAGAATTTAAACAAATCAAAGTCGAAAAACTCTCCACTGCTTGGCAAAAAGCTAAAAGGCGCTAGCGTAGTGACTATCAAATCAGGCAAAGTCGTATTTGACTTTCCAAACGTCGTAGGATAAGCCTAGATCCGCGTTACAACGCTGTTAGCGAAGCGAAATAATCTAATTTTACAAGATAAACCTTTTTGCTTCGCTATAAATTTCACTTCATACGCCGCAAACAGATTTCTATAGCTATTTATAAATTCCCGAACCACCTATAATTATACCTGTTGTTTTACCTAACTCTATCCAATCCTTAACCGCAGGAACTAATCTAACGGTATTACAATAAGATGTTGCGTCAGCTTTAGCTGCTATAACGATATTTCCGTTAGTATTATTTGGAGTTATAGATATACAAGCATCCCATTGATCAGGTGCATTTCCGGTTCTTCCTAAAACCGCATTTAAAGTACTAGATAAATTAGATAAACCTTTATCTGTTGCAGAATAAGTAGCGCCGGTTATATCTTGACCGCTTGTATTTATTATCGCATCAGCTCCTGTTCCAGTAACTGCTGCTTCTGCCCATTTACCGTTTATAGTATAATAAGCCGCTACTTGAGTTATCACGTCTTTTATCTCCATAGCCGCCTTTGTAGCACTTGCATCGTCTCTAGTTGCTGCTAGTCTAGGTATAGCGATACCTGCTAATATTCCTAATATAACAATAACGAACACTAGTTCAATCATAGTAGATTATCCAAATTTATCAATCTTATCTTTTGGTAGTAATTAAAAAATCTCTCAAAACTTCTCTTTATAATTTTTCCGAAGAGTGCGGGTTAAAATTTAAGAATAAATTCTACCATCTATTTTAGGAGCGTTCGCAGTGACAAAAAAATTTGTCACTGCGAAGCATAAACATTAGAACTGAAGAACAACCAAATTTGACAATCCAGCAAAACACAAAAC from Campylobacter fetus subsp. fetus includes the following:
- a CDS encoding tautomerase family protein encodes the protein MPYVNIKVTKENGEPTVAQKEELIKGVTELLHTVLGRNRASTVVIIDEIETENYGLGGESIKIKRKREEKR
- a CDS encoding aspartate carbamoyltransferase catalytic subunit translates to MSYVKKDLISTKDLSKDDIFSILSLAKDYKALNLEPVKKDPILKGVTVVNAFFENSTRTRTSFEIAAKRLGADAINFSSSTSSTNKGETLIDTIHNIEAMKTDIFIVRHYSSGAAKFVTKNTPSCVVNAGDGCNEHPTQALLDLLTIYEAKGSFSGLSVTIIGDIFHSRVARSNIYAMQTLGIKVKLFGPPMFMQNAEVFGCHICKDMDEAVMGSDAIIMLRIQLERSDGEVAFPSIREYSKYFGLTKTRMQKAKDDVIILHPGPINRGVEINSDVADDARFSSILDQVENGVAIRMAVLKTIYQNKFKA
- a CDS encoding amino acid adenylation domain-containing protein; this translates as MIRNVCDFLDISVAKNPFKKAFVFGDESITYAKFDEIADRLASEILKLNLKNEAVLIILPKCIWTLVSFFAVAKSGNFYTLLDISTPLERIDQVIKILKPKVIITQKDFKFDFVNTVKIFCEDFSKFSVNKSALKESRNAHIDTNLLYVFFTSGSTGVPKGVSISHKSVIDYTFWVCETFELNSRETIANQAPFYFDNSILDIFSCVKSGATLHILPTSIFAFPNKVLSYLEEHSVSMIFWVPSVLTYFANVNALQNFKLEHLKKVLFCGEIMPNKQLNIWRKALPHTLFANLYGPTEITDVCAFYVCDRSFGDDEPLPIGKACQNTELLVFDDELNLIKEPFIKGELYVRGTSLSLGYFANKQKTKEAFIQNPLHDNYQDILYKTGDIVAFNERGELICYGRRDNQIKFMGHRIELGEIEIAANSHLQVLNSVCIFKQGEIALFYEAKEKLNLKSYLLEKLPNYMVPKRFILVDKFVLNPNGKIDRKVLYELI
- a CDS encoding ComF family protein, which produces MRCLKCGSFTFKFICKNCKRVLSEFESGCRDIDGFKVYSFYKYDDIKSLIHSKHRMHGHFVFRELAKLSFSKFADTFKFDSNVNVVSIDDQISSGYSHTAVLAHAMKREFLKPIYGALRATNKVKYSGKTLEFRKNNPRNFKLLKEVNNPVILVDDIITTGSSMKEAKNLLLSCGKLPLFGLVLADARE
- the lepA gene encoding translation elongation factor 4 translates to MNNIRNFSIIAHIDHGKSTLADRIISECGAVDSRVMSAQVMDTMDIEKERGITIKAQSVRLTYKLEGQIYILNLIDTPGHVDFSYEVSRSLASCEGALLVVDASQGVEAQTIANVYIALENNLEIIPVINKIDLPAAEPQRVKNEIEHIIGLDCSEAIEVSAKTGVGIKELIETIIRKIPPPKPGENNPFKSLIYDSWFDNYLGALALVRVYDGAVKKGDEVYVMGTDKKHTVLDLMYPNPIAPIKTNELKTGEVGIIVLGLKNVSDVSVGDTITLAKNRALEAIGGFEKAKPFVFAGLYPIDTDKFEDLRDALDKLKLNDSSISYEPETSAALGFGFRVGFLGLLHMEVVKERLEREFGLDLIATAPTVTYEVVQTDGVSVEIQNPSELPPVNKIEFIKEPYVKATIITPSEFLGNIITLLNNRRAVQTKMDYITTTRVLLEYDIPMNEIVMDFYDKLKSATKGYASFDYEPSDYRVGDLVKLDIKVAGEAVDALSIIVPEEKAMSKGRDFVKTMKELVPRQLFEVAIQASIGNKVIARETVKSMGKNVTAKCYGGDITRKRKLLEKQKEGKKRMKAIGKVTLPQEAFLSVLKID
- a CDS encoding YajG family lipoprotein, whose product is MIKWAFIFSCLILFVGCSNTTSVLTLSPYEAKGVNVRSNSNIIINSILDKRKNQSVVATITDKKGTVSEYITLGNNLTNWFSDALIKELKKNGAVFGGDDAKVVDITITELKANLSGYSKDNMQGTSEIYIKIYKDGVTTTKRIAQPQTEFVPIATGGAFEPFIKTLLDDMIARTAKAILAN
- a CDS encoding type II secretion system GspH family protein, producing the protein MIELVFVIVILGILAGIAIPRLAATRDDASATKAAMEIKDVITQVAAYYTINGKWAEAAVTGTGADAIINTSGQDITGATYSATDKGLSNLSSTLNAVLGRTGNAPDQWDACISITPNNTNGNIVIAAKADATSYCNTVRLVPAVKDWIELGKTTGIIIGGSGIYK
- a CDS encoding dihydroorotase, with the translated sequence MTTLIKNGIIINQNGTLKANVLIDGEMIKSITAEEPKADLVIDATNKLVMPGLIDMHVHFRDPGLEYKDDIITGSMSAVAGGVTTACPMANTNPVNDNAVVTRDMIAKAKKRGLIDLLPIGAITKGMEGKGITEMGDMSEAGCVAFSDDGLPVSSSDVMRAALLYSAFHKSFIINHSQDCSLCRGGHMNEGKMSMLLGIKGMPREQEEIMISRDMLLAKLTGGHIHVAHVSSAYSLKLIEQAKNEGVNITCEVTPHHFTFSEDELINYDTNFKMSPPLRTNNDVEAMRNGLKNGLIDVICTDHAPHHTDEKFLEFDKAPFGILGLQTLVPLTLNLVREGVIDYEQMVKLTSFNPAKILNLKNKGEVKEGFLADIAIIDPDLEYIYDENLNKSKSKNSPLLGKKLKGASVVTIKSGKVVFDFPNVVG
- a CDS encoding ribose-phosphate pyrophosphokinase translates to MRGYKIFSGTANVEFSKMVAKYLGIPLSEASIKRFSDGEISVQIGESVRGKDVFVIQPTCAPANINLMELLILTDALKRSSASSITAVVPYFGYARQDRKAAPRVPITAKLVANMMQTAGIDRVVTMDLHAGQIQGFFDIPVDNLYGTIVFMDYVKSKNLKNPIVASPDVGGVARARALAKTMNLDMVIVDKRREKANESEVMNVIGDVSGKDVILIDDMIDTAGTIVKAAEIFKKKGATSVMAFCTHPVLSGPAYERLVNGSLDELVVTDTIPLKEHPSCIKVLSVAPLFGEVIRRVYHDESVNSLFS